From a region of the Actinopolymorpha singaporensis genome:
- a CDS encoding Na+/H+ antiporter NhaC family protein, which yields MSQSRPGRSDAATKPGGEATKPEGEATKPGGEAGESNESNAYAVGLPPLRRRICTVIALAGLLASLVVGQVVQAPTLWGLLPILLYAALCLLGLDIVVATVVAVLSGLLIAARPPTEVGELLGTSLGDLVTMIGLIIVLGAGVGEVLRVTGVADTIVSAIMRTVGERSRHAVTFGVMFACLVLVASLGTLAGALAIAAPILIPITARMGFTRSATASMMFVGGCAGLALAPFAGSNVAILTAANVDYLTYLRVGAGPLAVLSIALAMLIVPWMQRRTAAAGNDFYTAEEASDGASTGRNPKAGRATAAFLLLLVASVVYATVTNAGTAFPLLALPLLGIVTGFAGGLSSVEIAGRMYRGGARLLSIFVLFWLLAALFGIIDQWLKPYDVILDTFGSQLSHLGAFPFAVAIGLLGWVGVPGATAAQVVLLDKVFGGLGATLGVSASAWVIVLLWASKGDTYGPFPNANMIGAMGLARSQNLRNVLLTGWLVMVPACVMYAVLLAVMT from the coding sequence ATGTCCCAGTCCCGACCTGGCCGAAGCGACGCCGCCACCAAGCCCGGCGGGGAGGCCACCAAACCCGAAGGCGAAGCCACCAAGCCGGGCGGCGAGGCGGGGGAGTCCAACGAGTCCAACGCGTACGCGGTCGGGCTGCCGCCGCTGCGCCGCCGGATCTGCACGGTGATCGCGCTCGCCGGTCTGCTCGCCTCGCTGGTCGTCGGCCAGGTGGTGCAGGCGCCGACGTTGTGGGGTCTGCTCCCGATCCTGCTGTACGCCGCGCTGTGCCTGCTCGGACTGGACATCGTGGTCGCCACCGTCGTCGCCGTACTCTCCGGCCTGCTGATCGCGGCCCGGCCGCCCACCGAGGTGGGCGAACTCCTCGGCACCTCCCTCGGCGACCTGGTGACGATGATCGGGCTGATCATCGTGCTGGGCGCCGGGGTCGGTGAGGTGCTGCGCGTCACCGGTGTGGCCGACACCATCGTCAGCGCGATCATGCGCACGGTCGGCGAACGCAGCCGGCACGCGGTGACGTTCGGCGTGATGTTCGCCTGCCTGGTGCTGGTCGCGAGCCTCGGCACGCTCGCCGGCGCGCTGGCCATCGCGGCGCCGATCCTGATCCCCATCACGGCCAGGATGGGCTTCACCCGCTCGGCCACGGCGTCGATGATGTTCGTCGGCGGGTGCGCGGGTCTCGCCCTGGCGCCGTTCGCCGGCTCCAACGTCGCCATCCTCACAGCGGCGAACGTCGACTACCTCACCTACCTGCGGGTCGGCGCCGGGCCGCTGGCCGTGCTGTCGATCGCGCTGGCCATGCTGATCGTGCCGTGGATGCAGCGGCGTACGGCGGCCGCCGGCAACGACTTCTACACCGCGGAGGAGGCCTCCGACGGCGCGAGCACCGGCCGCAACCCGAAGGCAGGACGGGCCACCGCGGCGTTCCTCCTGCTGCTGGTCGCGAGCGTGGTCTACGCCACGGTGACCAACGCGGGTACGGCGTTCCCGCTGCTGGCGCTGCCGTTGCTCGGCATCGTCACCGGCTTCGCCGGCGGGCTTTCCAGCGTCGAGATCGCGGGCCGGATGTACCGCGGGGGCGCCCGGCTGCTCAGCATCTTCGTGCTGTTCTGGCTGCTGGCCGCGCTGTTCGGGATCATCGACCAGTGGCTGAAGCCGTACGACGTCATCCTGGACACGTTCGGGTCCCAGCTGTCCCACCTCGGCGCGTTCCCGTTCGCGGTGGCGATCGGGCTGCTCGGCTGGGTGGGTGTGCCCGGGGCGACGGCGGCCCAGGTCGTCCTGCTGGACAAGGTTTTCGGTGGGCTGGGCGCGACCCTCGGGGTGTCGGCGAGCGCCTGGGTCATCGTGCTGCTGTGGGCGTCCAAGGGCGACACGTACGGCCCGTTCCCGAACGCCAACATGATCGGCGCCATGGGCCTGGCCCGCTCGCAGAACCTCCGCAACGTCTTGTTGACAGGCTGGCTGGTGATGGTTCCGGCCTGTGTGATGTACGCGGTCCTGCTCGCGGTCATGACCTGA
- the menC gene encoding o-succinylbenzoate synthase, which yields MQISAAELFAARLPLVHEFETSSHRKAYLEHILVRVTDAGGAVGWGEIASPSGPYYCAETVQSCWHVAEHHLLPAVVGAGWSHPGEVPALWSKVRGNEFAKAGVDMACWDLWSTATGVPLAGALGGTRDRVVAGVSLGIEPTPADLVAQVARQVEAGYPRVKLKIAPGWDVEPVRAVRAAFPDLDLHVDANGAYTEDPDHLAALRGLDGFGLTMVEQPFAPRDLLAHARLRRVLRTPVCLDESVTDLHDLRTALALEAVAILNIKVSRMGGLTAAVAAHDLARDHDVPVWCGGMHEFGVGRAANVALSSLPGFTLPSDVSASDKYYARDVVRPPITADHGLVDVPWKQAGSGHSVDEEFVREISSRTARVSAG from the coding sequence ATGCAGATCTCCGCCGCCGAACTCTTCGCGGCCCGGCTGCCGCTGGTGCACGAGTTCGAGACCAGCTCGCACCGCAAGGCCTACCTGGAGCACATCCTGGTCCGGGTGACCGACGCCGGCGGCGCGGTGGGCTGGGGCGAGATCGCCTCGCCGTCCGGGCCGTACTACTGCGCGGAGACCGTGCAGAGCTGCTGGCACGTCGCCGAACACCACCTCCTGCCGGCTGTGGTCGGCGCCGGCTGGTCACACCCGGGCGAGGTGCCCGCGCTGTGGTCGAAGGTACGCGGGAACGAGTTCGCCAAGGCCGGTGTGGACATGGCGTGCTGGGACCTGTGGTCCACCGCGACCGGTGTTCCGCTGGCCGGTGCGCTCGGCGGCACCCGGGACCGCGTGGTGGCCGGCGTGAGCCTCGGCATCGAGCCGACGCCCGCCGACCTGGTCGCTCAGGTGGCCCGCCAGGTCGAGGCGGGCTATCCGCGGGTGAAGCTGAAGATAGCGCCGGGATGGGACGTCGAGCCGGTCCGTGCCGTGCGCGCGGCGTTCCCCGACCTCGACCTGCACGTCGACGCCAACGGCGCCTACACCGAGGACCCGGACCACCTGGCCGCGCTGCGCGGGCTGGACGGGTTCGGCCTGACGATGGTCGAGCAGCCGTTCGCTCCGCGCGACCTGCTGGCGCACGCTCGCCTGCGCCGCGTCCTGCGTACTCCCGTCTGCCTGGACGAGTCGGTCACCGACCTGCACGACCTGCGCACCGCCCTGGCCCTGGAAGCGGTCGCGATCCTCAACATCAAGGTGTCCCGGATGGGCGGGCTGACCGCGGCCGTCGCGGCACACGACCTCGCCCGCGACCACGACGTTCCGGTGTGGTGCGGCGGCATGCACGAGTTCGGAGTGGGACGCGCGGCGAACGTCGCCCTGTCCAGCCTGCCCGGCTTCACCCTGCCCTCCGACGTGTCCGCCTCGGACAAGTACTACGCCCGCGACGTGGTGCGTCCGCCGATCACCGCCGACCACGGCCTGGTCGACGTGCCGTGGAAGCAGGCCGGCAGCGGGCACTCGGTCGACGAGGAGTTCGTACGGGAGATCTCCTCGCGCACGGCTCGCGTCTCCGCCGGTTGA
- a CDS encoding MurR/RpiR family transcriptional regulator has protein sequence MSAEPKSAEPSTPDPSGPDSSSPDPSSPDQRYGARLRRRSSSSILLDRLLDHETANLAETARRIRVDGTLEQAAARIVAARRRFVIGGSKSSAYAALLAIDLSASLANVTLVDGIAARPVDVLCDVRADDVLVAFSFRRYTRQTIAVAREFAAAGGTVVGITDDPDSSLARLAEVAVVVGTRSASYVDSPTAVAAATHILATLTAASAKGARRRLRRREEVTRDLELYEGA, from the coding sequence GTGAGCGCCGAGCCGAAGTCCGCCGAGCCGAGCACTCCTGACCCGAGCGGTCCCGACTCGAGCAGTCCCGACCCGAGCAGTCCCGACCAGCGGTACGGCGCCCGGCTGCGGCGCCGCTCGTCGTCCTCGATCCTGCTCGACCGGTTGCTCGACCACGAGACCGCCAACCTGGCCGAGACCGCCCGTCGGATCCGGGTGGACGGAACGCTGGAGCAGGCCGCCGCCCGGATCGTCGCCGCCCGCCGCAGGTTCGTGATCGGCGGCTCGAAGTCGTCCGCGTACGCCGCGCTGCTGGCCATCGACCTGTCCGCCAGCCTGGCCAACGTCACCCTCGTCGACGGCATCGCCGCCCGCCCGGTGGACGTGCTGTGCGACGTACGTGCCGACGACGTGCTGGTGGCCTTCTCGTTCCGCCGCTACACCCGCCAGACCATCGCGGTGGCCCGGGAGTTCGCCGCCGCAGGAGGCACCGTGGTCGGCATCACCGACGACCCGGACAGTTCGCTGGCCCGGCTGGCGGAGGTCGCGGTGGTGGTGGGCACCCGCAGTGCGTCGTACGTCGACTCGCCGACCGCGGTCGCGGCGGCGACCCACATCCTCGCCACGCTCACGGCGGCCAGCGCCAAGGGAGCACGCCGCCGCCTGCGCAGGCGCGAGGAGGTCACCCGCGACCTCGAACTCTACGAAGGGGCCTGA
- a CDS encoding GNAT family N-acetyltransferase, producing MRPAQQTQPAQPAPGAAVTARPLRTQREREEAVGLYRKVFGLGSGDPAMTPKLLVALQRNGGSALGAFDPSGRLVGFTYGFVGTQDGATYHYSQAAVVDAAAQGKGVGRVLKRAQAAEASRAGVRAMRWAYDPMLARNAHFNLDVLGARGRWFVRDYYGLTDAAGRSDRVIVEWRTDSEVTEVTEVTGATGQGGDLPGPTADPVARAGRDPGPEWGTVRTLPAVPAAGPSADIRLLAIPARWGAPDGPDPLRAGDVRDQVADALENALDAGYVLTSCRRINPDTAVYLLARAVEAR from the coding sequence ATGCGGCCCGCACAGCAGACACAGCCGGCACAGCCCGCGCCCGGCGCCGCCGTCACCGCCCGCCCGCTGCGCACCCAGCGCGAGCGCGAGGAGGCCGTGGGGCTGTATCGCAAGGTGTTCGGCCTCGGCTCCGGTGACCCCGCGATGACCCCGAAACTCCTGGTCGCGCTGCAGCGCAACGGCGGCTCCGCGCTCGGCGCCTTCGACCCGTCCGGACGCCTGGTGGGATTCACCTACGGCTTCGTCGGTACGCAGGACGGCGCGACCTACCACTACTCCCAGGCGGCCGTGGTCGACGCGGCCGCGCAGGGGAAGGGCGTCGGCCGGGTGCTCAAGCGGGCCCAGGCCGCCGAGGCCTCACGGGCGGGCGTTCGGGCGATGCGCTGGGCGTACGACCCCATGCTCGCCCGAAACGCGCACTTCAACCTCGACGTCCTCGGCGCCCGCGGCCGGTGGTTCGTCCGGGACTACTACGGCCTCACCGACGCCGCCGGCCGCAGCGACCGGGTGATCGTGGAGTGGCGTACCGACTCCGAGGTGACCGAGGTGACCGAGGTGACCGGCGCGACCGGCCAGGGCGGCGACCTGCCCGGACCGACGGCGGACCCGGTTGCCCGGGCCGGCCGGGATCCCGGCCCGGAGTGGGGAACGGTCCGCACGCTCCCGGCGGTTCCGGCGGCCGGCCCCTCCGCCGACATCCGGCTGCTGGCGATCCCGGCCCGCTGGGGCGCGCCTGACGGGCCGGACCCGCTCCGCGCCGGCGACGTCCGCGACCAGGTGGCCGACGCGCTGGAGAACGCACTGGACGCGGGGTACGTCCTCACCTCCTGCCGCCGGATCAACCCGGACACCGCGGTGTACCTGCTCGCGCGCGCGGTGGAGGCCCGGTGA
- a CDS encoding M20/M25/M40 family metallo-hydrolase — translation MDSLERLVRRARELEPRMRERLAAYVHHETPTGDADALNRLAEVLGGHYAELGATVAAVPCDTGDHLLATWPAGEAHDSSVSEQPHVVVLGHHDTVWPVGQLAERMPYADDGTLIRGPGVFDMKGGLVAFETAIAVLRDCDVPLAQPVRLVVTADEEIGTPTGRALVERELAGAAAALGLEPPHPKGGLKTGRHGSTRVRLEVTGVEAHAALDRTRGVSAIDELVDQLVRLRGVAAAEEHVLYNVGTVHGGTRTNVTAGKARAELGFRFGDAEVERRVLDQLTRLEPVRENAGVQARILTSRPAWAGTGNEDLFAAVVAAGARVGQQVRGSHALGAADTNFAGAAGVPALDGFGPRGRGAHAVHEEIVAESLVERAALIASVLASPLGPTSQPDVPARRPGPTS, via the coding sequence ATGGATTCCCTCGAACGGCTCGTGCGCCGGGCCCGTGAGCTCGAGCCGCGGATGCGCGAGCGGCTCGCCGCCTACGTCCACCACGAGACACCGACCGGTGACGCGGACGCGCTGAACCGCCTCGCCGAGGTGCTCGGTGGCCACTACGCCGAACTCGGCGCCACCGTGGCCGCGGTCCCCTGCGACACCGGCGACCATCTGCTGGCCACCTGGCCCGCCGGTGAGGCGCACGACTCCTCCGTCTCCGAGCAACCGCACGTCGTGGTGCTCGGCCACCACGACACGGTGTGGCCGGTGGGTCAGCTCGCCGAGCGGATGCCCTACGCCGACGACGGAACGCTGATCCGCGGGCCTGGTGTGTTCGACATGAAGGGCGGCCTGGTCGCGTTCGAGACGGCGATCGCGGTGCTGCGCGACTGCGACGTCCCACTAGCCCAGCCGGTGCGGTTGGTGGTCACCGCGGACGAGGAGATCGGCACGCCCACCGGCCGGGCCCTGGTCGAACGCGAGCTCGCCGGCGCGGCCGCCGCTCTCGGGCTGGAGCCGCCGCACCCCAAGGGCGGGCTGAAGACCGGCCGGCACGGGAGTACGCGGGTACGCCTGGAGGTCACCGGCGTGGAGGCGCATGCGGCGCTGGACCGCACCCGCGGAGTGTCCGCGATCGACGAGCTCGTCGACCAGCTGGTCCGGCTGCGGGGCGTCGCCGCGGCCGAGGAACACGTGCTCTACAACGTCGGGACCGTGCACGGCGGCACTCGCACCAACGTGACCGCCGGGAAGGCCCGCGCCGAGCTCGGCTTCAGGTTCGGGGACGCCGAGGTCGAACGCCGGGTGCTGGACCAGCTGACCCGGCTCGAACCCGTCCGCGAGAACGCCGGAGTGCAGGCTCGGATCCTCACCAGCCGCCCGGCCTGGGCCGGCACCGGCAACGAGGACCTCTTCGCCGCGGTGGTAGCTGCCGGAGCAAGGGTCGGGCAGCAGGTCCGGGGGTCGCACGCGCTCGGCGCGGCCGACACCAACTTCGCCGGTGCGGCCGGGGTGCCCGCGCTGGACGGGTTCGGCCCACGCGGACGCGGGGCCCACGCGGTGCACGAGGAGATCGTGGCCGAGTCGCTGGTCGAACGCGCGGCGCTGATCGCGTCCGTGCTGGCCTCCCCGCTCGGCCCGACGTCCCAGCCCGACGTCCCAGCCCGACGTCCCGGCCCGACGTCCTAG
- a CDS encoding methionine synthase — MPNPIEMPWRPGAATGVGSLPYDDPLEATRVVLGELPDLPHLPELPGRGPGADMIGRACALLVELGVDLQPAGWRLVAGEGLDQRRARSTLARDLDALEELTQGYAGPLKVQFTGPVTLAAAVERPRGGRVVGDSGARRDLAQSLAEGLTVHLRDLRRRVPGGSLVVQLDEPSMPAVLRGSVPTASGFSRYRPVEEHEVTDLLGGVVASIVAADAVPVVHSCAAGTPFQLLVRAGARGLSFDLKKLGQADADPLSEAVEAGVALFAGAVPALRPEEPVRPAPGAAAAADGAAAAPRPAGPPGPTDADVARTVQAFWRRLGFAADEVARGVVVTPACGLAGADPAWARTAMKLAREAAAHLAS; from the coding sequence GTGCCGAATCCCATCGAGATGCCCTGGCGTCCGGGTGCCGCGACCGGCGTCGGTTCGCTGCCGTACGACGACCCGCTGGAGGCCACCCGGGTCGTACTGGGTGAGCTGCCCGACCTGCCGCACCTGCCCGAGCTGCCCGGCCGGGGCCCCGGCGCGGACATGATCGGCCGGGCCTGCGCACTCCTGGTCGAACTCGGCGTCGACCTGCAGCCGGCCGGCTGGCGGCTGGTCGCGGGGGAGGGACTCGACCAGCGCCGCGCCCGGTCGACCCTGGCCCGCGACCTGGACGCGCTGGAGGAGCTGACGCAGGGCTACGCCGGTCCGCTGAAGGTCCAGTTCACCGGGCCGGTGACGCTCGCCGCCGCGGTCGAGCGCCCGCGCGGGGGCCGGGTGGTGGGCGACAGCGGGGCCCGCCGCGACCTCGCGCAGTCCCTGGCGGAGGGCCTGACGGTCCACCTGCGCGACCTGCGCCGCCGGGTGCCGGGTGGGTCGCTCGTGGTCCAGCTCGACGAACCCTCGATGCCCGCCGTCCTGCGCGGATCGGTGCCGACGGCCTCCGGGTTCTCCCGCTACCGCCCGGTCGAGGAGCACGAGGTGACCGACCTGCTGGGCGGCGTCGTCGCCTCGATCGTGGCCGCCGACGCGGTGCCGGTCGTGCACAGCTGCGCGGCCGGAACGCCGTTCCAGTTGCTGGTACGCGCCGGGGCGCGCGGGCTGTCGTTCGACCTGAAGAAGCTCGGTCAGGCCGACGCGGACCCGCTGTCGGAGGCGGTCGAGGCCGGGGTGGCGCTGTTCGCCGGTGCCGTACCCGCGCTGCGGCCCGAGGAGCCGGTCCGGCCCGCGCCGGGCGCGGCGGCCGCGGCCGACGGTGCGGCTGCCGCACCCCGCCCCGCCGGCCCGCCGGGACCCACCGACGCCGACGTGGCCCGGACGGTTCAGGCGTTCTGGCGGCGGCTGGGGTTCGCCGCGGACGAGGTCGCCCGCGGTGTCGTGGTCACGCCCGCGTGCGGGCTGGCCGGTGCCGACCCGGCGTGGGCGCGTACGGCGATGAAGCTGGCCCGGGAGGCGGCCGCACACCTGGCGAGCTAG
- the mnmA gene encoding tRNA 2-thiouridine(34) synthase MnmA has protein sequence MRVLAAMSGGVDSAVAAARAVDAGHEVTGVHLALSRNPSSYRTGARGCCTLEDARDARRAADVLGIPFYVWDLAERFHADVVTDFVQEYAAGRTPNPCLRCNEKIKFAAVLDRALALGFDAVCTGHYAQLVDGPDGRELHRSVDPGKDQSYVLGVLTAEQLAHAYFPLGGTPKSAVRAEAAERGLAVADKPDSHDICFVADGDTAGFLARELGEQPGQVVDEDGSVLAEHDAAYAFTVGQRRGLRLGRPAADGKPRYVLSIEPVSRTVTVGPRDRLTVAHIQGSQPRWCGPAPTGPVECRAQIRAHGETLPARAWVEHDVLRVELAEPATGVAPGQAVVLYTGTRVIGSATIAATVPAAAH, from the coding sequence ATGCGGGTGCTGGCGGCGATGTCCGGCGGGGTCGACTCCGCGGTGGCGGCCGCGCGGGCGGTGGACGCCGGCCACGAGGTCACCGGGGTGCACCTCGCGCTGTCGCGCAACCCGTCGTCCTACCGCACCGGCGCACGCGGCTGCTGCACGCTGGAGGACGCCCGCGACGCCCGCCGGGCCGCCGACGTACTCGGCATCCCGTTCTACGTCTGGGACCTCGCCGAGCGGTTCCACGCCGATGTGGTGACCGACTTCGTGCAGGAGTACGCAGCCGGCCGCACCCCCAACCCGTGCCTGCGCTGCAACGAGAAGATCAAGTTCGCCGCGGTGCTCGACCGGGCGCTGGCCCTCGGCTTCGACGCCGTCTGCACCGGCCACTACGCCCAGCTCGTGGACGGCCCCGACGGCCGGGAGCTGCACCGGTCGGTCGACCCCGGCAAGGACCAGTCGTACGTCCTCGGCGTCCTCACCGCCGAGCAGCTGGCCCACGCCTACTTCCCGCTCGGCGGCACGCCGAAGTCGGCGGTGCGGGCCGAGGCCGCCGAGCGTGGGCTCGCGGTCGCCGACAAACCCGACAGCCACGACATCTGCTTCGTCGCCGACGGCGACACCGCGGGCTTCCTGGCCCGTGAGCTGGGCGAGCAGCCCGGGCAGGTGGTCGACGAGGACGGCAGCGTGCTGGCCGAGCACGACGCGGCGTACGCGTTCACCGTCGGGCAGCGGCGCGGCCTGCGCCTCGGTCGGCCGGCCGCCGACGGCAAGCCCCGCTACGTCCTGTCCATCGAACCCGTCAGCCGCACCGTCACCGTCGGCCCCCGCGACCGGCTGACGGTCGCCCACATCCAGGGCAGCCAGCCGCGGTGGTGCGGCCCGGCGCCCACGGGCCCGGTGGAGTGCCGTGCCCAGATCCGTGCGCACGGCGAGACGCTGCCCGCGCGGGCATGGGTCGAGCACGACGTGCTCCGGGTCGAGCTCGCCGAGCCGGCCACCGGCGTCGCGCCCGGGCAGGCAGTGGTGCTGTACACCGGCACCCGGGTGATCGGGTCCGCGACCATCGCCGCCACGGTCCCCGCCGCCGCGCACTGA